The Larus michahellis chromosome 14, bLarMic1.1, whole genome shotgun sequence genomic sequence gccccagcaggtgGATTGGATCCAGAAGTGGATTCAGGGCGGTGGTGAGGCCACTTGATCTGGCCATGCACATCCTGGCCACCTTTCTgtggagggcgggcgggaggaaCAGTATCTctggcttggggtgggggggggtggggcactCGAATGCTGGGCACAGAGAAGGAGCTGTTGCTGAAGAAGGACCCTCGCCCCTGGGAGCcccttgcaggcagcagcagaatgCCTAGGATGGGTGGTGTCGCAGCCTGGATGAGCTGCAGGACACCATGGTGCCGTCTCCTTTGTATGCCCCTTGCTCTCAGACAGCAAGGAAGGAGCTGGAGATGCCCCCAGAGTGTTGCTGCTCACTGTTGATGCTCGCTGACGGCTGCCCGGTTGTCCAGAGcagccccaccacctctcttggGAGTATCACCTCACAGTACTGTGTCCCGCTGCCTATTGTACCCACAGCTCTGTCCCATTGGCCTGCTCACCCCTACAGCTCCGTGTCCCTCTGCTGAGGTCACCCACTGCATCCTActgccccactgcacccccagctctctgcccCACTGCCCAGCTTACACACAGCACCCATTGCCCAGCTCACCCAAAGCACTGCTCCCCGTTGCCCATTTCACTCCAGCAGTAAGCCCCACTGCCTACCTCACCCCGACAGCGCTGCCATCCCACTGGCAGCACGCTATCGCTCTGCCCCCTCACCCTAAGCTGCTCCCCGTTGCCCACCTCCCTGGCAGTGCTGTGTGCCAACTGCACGTGTCACCTATCTCACCACTCTCTGAATGGCTTAGAGACACCGCTGCTTCCCATTTTCTGCCACCTTGCAGTGCTGCACCCCCCTGCCCGCAGTGTGCTAACTGCAGGAATGCGATTCATGAGCTGCCCTGCTTGAGCGCTGGGTGTTTCGCCGTGGCTGTCACTCTGCTGTGCAGCTGTTGCGCACCCAGCAGGCACTTGCTGTACATCTTCCCTGAATGCAGTATGCAGGCCTTGCACCCCTCTGTGTGCTTCACTGACTGTATGATAGTTgttgctgctgcctgggaaaCCCTGGTAGGGCGTGGGGATGAACTGGGGCTGCGATCAGCAGCACCTTGTGCTGTTTTTGTGTGCTGTCAGCATCTGTCCTCCCCAAGCTTTTGTATCTGTCCAGAGGGCTCAGTGAGGAGTGGTGGATGTTGGAGGGACAATGCTTTGCTGTGCTGGTTTCCTGGTGGGGATGCACAAGCTCTATCTGACTGCAGATCCCAGTTGCAAGCCCTGCTCTGTCTTTCCAAGAAAAGGCTTGCCATATGATAGGTAACTGCCCTCCTTCAACCCAGTGGTCAAAATCCCTCAAACAGTTCCCGGAGCTGCAATGGCGcagcagatcatagaatcacagaatggcttaacttggaaggaaccttaaagatcacccagatccaaaccccctgccctgggcagggacacctcccaccagaccaggttgctccaagccctgtccaacctggccttgaacaactccagggatggggcaaacacagcttctctgggcaaggggctcaccaccctcacagtgaaaaatttcttcctaatatccaatctaaatctcccctctttaaaacagttactccttgtcctatcactacactccctgatcaagggTGCCTCCCTGCCTTTCCTGTAGGTGGCCTTTAGATACTTGATGCTGAAAGATGCTGAAAAGCCCTGTAACACTGCAGTGGGGCTCGCCCAGGGATGTAGGAAGCTGTGCCAGTGCTCTCCCAGGGACTGAGGATTCTGTGCTGGTGCTTCCCCTCTATGGATAGAGCTTTGCCAGGGCTCCATGGGGCAGAgaaacctgtgccagggcttcCCCAGGGTGGCGGGAGCCAGGCCAGGgctccatggggcagggggagtgATGCCAGGACTCCCCCAGGGGCACAGAAAGCTGTGCCAGGTCCTCCCCCTGAGGGGAGAGGCAGCTGAGTTAGGGCTCTTTTAGGGCAGCAGAAGCTGTGCCAATGCTcccccagggcagagggagctgTGCCAGGACTCCTCCAGGGGTGGAGGGAGCTGTGCCAGTGCTTAACCAGGGGCAGAGGAAGCTGTGCCAGgtctccccagggcagagggagctgTGCCAGGGCTCCATGGGGCAGAGGATGCTGTGCCAGTACTCTCCCAGGACACGGGAAGCTTTGCCAGTGCTCACCCAGGGACAGAGAGAGCTGTGCTGGGGTCCTCCGGGGAAGACGGGAGCTGTGCCAGGGCTCCCCCAGGGCAGAAGGAGCTGTGCTAGGGCTCCACAGGGCATGGGAGCCGGGCTGTGACCCCCCAAGGAGACTGGATGTGGCAGCAGGGATCCCCAGGAGATGCCCTGCAAAAGACCCTGAGGTGCCATCAGCTTCTAACCCGTTGTCCACTTGGGCTACTCTCTGCCTTTTCAGGCAGCCCCACATGCTGTTGTGGCCCTGTATCAGTCTCAGTCTGAAAGGAAAGGACTCAAACTGGGATTTGCATGTTCACCAGTGTGTTCACCACTGCTATGCCATCTGGGGTGCTCTCCACTTACCGATGCTGTGCGAAGGCAACTGTTGGTCTGTGGGGACCCGCTGCGCCCTTCTGCCTGTGAGCCAGGGGACACTGAGAGGAGATAGTGGCTGTTGGGGGACGGTGGCAGGCTGATGTGCTGGGGGCTCTTTGCAGCCCCGAGTGGAGAGTGCTGGGGGGAGCACTGTGGGCTCAGGAATGTCGAGGAGGTGATGGTGCTTTGCCCTGCAGTCTCCAGGCAGTGGCTATTTACAATGTGAGGCAGCTGCGGCACCCCACAGTTACTTAACTTATCCGAGCTGCTGGCTTGGCCTTTCAAGGCAGTTTGTTTGGATGCAAATGGACAGCTGGACACTGCGTTTTCTTGCTTGATGGGGACACCAAAGAAATGCTGAGCAGGTTGCTGCTTCTCCTCAAGGCCGTTGCTTCTCTTTCGCTTCTGGAGCTGCATCCGCAGCTCTTCCACCTGCCTCTGCTCTTGCTGCAGCTTCCACGTCAGTTCATTGATGACCTTCTGTTTCTCCACTAGCATCTTGTCTTTCTCTGTGTCAATCccttccagctccagctggaTGCTCCCTCCATTCATGCTGCCCATGAGGCTTTCTTCAGCACTGCCATGAACCGGAGATGGCTGGAGGCCGAACTGTGGAGAAGACATGGGCCCATCGTTGAACGTGTCTGGCAAAGAGCCACTCACAGAGAGGTCAGAGGAGGCGGGAGAGATGGGTGGGGTGGAGCTGGTGCTGCCAAAGTGGTAGAAGCCATTTGATAACATACTGGTGGAGGACTGCGACTGGTAACTTGACAGGGTGCTTGTTGGAGTGACTGGGAAGGTGACGGTGGTGATCTCACTGAAGTTTGGCACTGTGTTGCTGCCGCACTCCTGGAAGGGCCGCAGCCGTTCCATCAGTGCTGTTTTGGTACCTGACACTGGCAGACCTCGTATTCGGAGCTGCTGTCTCAGTTCTGATACCTAGAAGAAAAGTCACCAATGATCAGTCCCAAATGCAGATGAGCCCCTTAGAAATGCAACATTTCTACCAAGGAGTCTCAGATCAcaggctcccagctccctgcttgGAAGCTCTCAACCCCCAGGTGCTCACTGTCTCACTTACAGTGACCAGAGTCACCATGCGCAGCCCTAACCACTGCATGCAGGACCGCAACCTTTCCTAACAGGAaaaccttccttcctcctccaggaaCTGTGACTGCACTCTGTGAACCAGCAGTGGTCCCTGGGCCACGGAGGTAACTCAAGATTCACTTCCTAGTGATAGATTTCTGCATGAGTAGAGGACTTTCACACAGAACTAGCTGATGGCATCCTTTAGCTCAGAGAACATGAAAACATACCTTGGAGACAGAGACGCCACGTTCAAGCATCTGCACACGGTTCAGGCATCTGAGCTGGGGCAATGCTATCGCCAAACTAATTTCTACCTtatcttatttctttctctaataATGAGTATTGCCTCCAGGTCTCTGCTCCTAAAAGGACTTGTCCTTCCCTATGGCTGAGGCTCTATTAGCAAAGTACAAAAGAACCACTGATGTGAGTGATTCTCCCTTATACCCTGCCTATCTTGCTTACATGAGAGATTTAGGTACTGTTCAAAGCAGCGCTCATAGCTGCAGACTCCAGGAGACACCTGCTtgtgcagagagctgtgctggaGTGGCTGCAATGGCCACTGAGAAGCTGAGCCACTAAGTGGAGGCCATGCTGACCTCCTAGCTTCTGGTTGGTCTGCTAGCAGCATCCATGAAGTCCATAATAAAACCACAGAAGGTATGGAGCCatgagctgcaggagcagcagcacagatcATCCTGCAGTCCTCGACCTGATGGCCTGGCCTCCCGCCATCTCAAGTTATACCTATAGTTTGCTGATACATGCCATGGGGCACATGCCACCTGCAGAGCAGCAAACCCTGTTTTAAGCTACCGTCATGGTGACGAATTCCTGACCCAGCGCAATGTACTCCTGGGTTTGCTCACAACATGGTGGTTCTGGTTTGCTGATCTGTAACACGCGGTCATtcccccagctcagcctgtggCACTACACTGCACGCTTCAGGGGTAGCAAAGCACATTCAGGCTATAAGATTCTGCTCCTGTGGTGACAAAGTTTGCACTCACTTTCAGATCATCCAGGTTAGAAGGCAGAGGGCCTGGCTTGATAGATGAGACACAAGTCTGGCCTGAAAAGGTGGTTTTCACAGGAGAAAGAGGGGTGTTGTTGACAGAAGTTGATGAAGAATTTGAACTTTTGACCATTTGCTCATTTGATTGCCTGAAATAACAAAGGAGATTTGGGGTAACTTGTCTGCCCGCCCCAGGGTCTCTGTGCCCAGTGTACCATCTCTGCTCCCTTGGGGATACCATCTCCTGTATGAGGCCTGAAGGACCAGCAACCCCAAGGAAAATCAGACTGGGCTGTAAGAAGATTGCTGGTGACCCATCAGCAGGACACAGGTGCCCCAGCCAGTGCACAAAGCCAGAACAGCTTTGCAGGAGACTCTGCTATGTTCCCAAGCTTTTGTGTTTCACTTGCATGCATCTATCCCCCTTGCACTGGCACAAATGGGTATGGGAGGGGAAAGTTTGGAGAGAGACAGGGCTAAACCCTGCTATTGGCACATTACCACTCACTTTAGCTGGCCTTGGTGCATCCCTGGGTagctgaagtgctgctgctgctgctgttgctgctgctgctgctggctgaggatctggagctgcagaaagagctgctgctgctggaggagtcTGGCATATGCAGAGTCCATGGGTGGAGGGGACTTCTCTGCCTTCTGGTCCGGAGG encodes the following:
- the MYOCD gene encoding myocardin isoform X10, which produces MHILQDSAAEGSIQSTQMKLKRARLADDLNEKIALRPGPLELVEKNIIPVDSAVKEAIKGTQVSFPKPADAFAFEEDSSNDGLSPEQARSEDSPGSTESAAGTKAPEPAPAAPAGPPQDHPHGTESHTPDPAAGQGSQCDSPKQAAGQESPSLPVTSAVKSKSSSDSKNRHKKPKDTKPKVKKLKYHQYIPPDQKAEKSPPPMDSAYARLLQQQQLFLQLQILSQQQQQQQQQQQHFSYPGMHQGQLKQSNEQMVKSSNSSSTSVNNTPLSPVKTTFSGQTCVSSIKPGPLPSNLDDLKVSELRQQLRIRGLPVSGTKTALMERLRPFQECGSNTVPNFSEITTVTFPVTPTSTLSSYQSQSSTSMLSNGFYHFGSTSSTPPISPASSDLSVSGSLPDTFNDGPMSSPQFGLQPSPVHGSAEESLMGSMNGGSIQLELEGIDTEKDKMLVEKQKVINELTWKLQQEQRQVEELRMQLQKRKRSNGLEEKQQPAQHFFGVPIKQENAVSSCPFASKQTALKGQASSSDKLSNCGVPQLPHIVNSHCLETAGQSTITSSTFLSPQCSPQHSPLGAAKSPQHISLPPSPNSHYLLSVSPGSQAEGRSGSPQTNSCLRTASQMTRSQQMDELLDVLIESGEMPANAKEDRSCLQKVPQITVSTGNSSAPLPKSSAPFEQVSSAQLSFEHCPGSSDAHLEVLLNAHSPLGRVSEIALLKMGGEESHFEGMMEGFSGKAADELLTSQEILQTPLSPMETQLSPSPADGSGLQMSFTESPWETMEWLDLTPPSSATGFGSLTPAGPSIFNIDFLDVTDLNLNTSMDLHLQQW
- the MYOCD gene encoding myocardin isoform X11, with the protein product MHILQDSAAEGSIQSTQMKLKRARLADDLNEKIALRPGPLELVEKNIIPVDSAVKEAIKGTQVSFPKPADAFAFEEDSSNDGLSPEQARSEDSPGSTESAAGTKAPEPAPAAPAGPPQDHPHGTESHTPDPAAGQGSQCDSPKQAAGQESPSLPVTSAVKSKSSSDSKNRHKKPKDTKPKVKKLKYHQYIPPDQKAEKSPPPMDSAYARLLQQQQLFLQLQILSQQQQQQQQQQQHFSYPGMHQGQLKQSNEQMVKSSNSSSTSVNNTPLSPVKTTFSGQTCVSSIKPGPLPSNLDDLKVSELRQQLRIRGLPVSGTKTALMERLRPFQECGSNTVPNFSEITTVTFPVTPTSTLSSYQSQSSTSMLSNGFYHFGSTSSTPPISPASSDLSVSGSLPDTFNDGPMSSPQFGLQPSPVHGSAEESLMGSMNGGSIQLELEGIDTEKDKMLVEKQKVINELTWKLQQEQRQVEELRMQLQKRKRSNGLEEKQQPAQHFFGVPIKQENAVSSCPFASKQTALKGQASSSDKLSNCGVPQLPHIVNSHCLETAGQSTITSSTFLSPQCSPQHSPLGAAKSPQHISLPPSPNSHYLLSVSPGSQAEGRSGSPQTNSCLRTASMTRSQQMDELLDVLIESGEMPANAKEDRSCLQKVPQITVSTGNSSAPLPKSSAPFEQVSSAQLSFEHCPGSSDAHLEVLLNAHSPLGRVSEIALLKMGGEESHFEGMMEGFSGKAADELLTSQEILQTPLSPMETQLSPSPADGSGLQMSFTESPWETMEWLDLTPPSSATGFGSLTPAGPSIFNIDFLDVTDLNLNTSMDLHLQQW
- the MYOCD gene encoding myocardin isoform X12, producing the protein MPPLKSPSAFHEQRKSLERAKTEDYLKHKIRSRPERSDLVNMHILQGTQVSFPKPADAFAFEEDSSNDGLSPEQARSEDSPGSTESAAGTKAPEPAPAAPAGPPQDHPHGTESHTPDPAAGQGSQCDSPKQAAGQESPSLPVTSAVKSKSSSDSKNRHKKPKDTKPKVKKLKYHQYIPPDQKAEKSPPPMDSAYARLLQQQQLFLQLQILSQQQQQQQQQQQHFSYPGMHQGQLKQSNEQMVKSSNSSSTSVNNTPLSPVKTTFSGQTCVSSIKPGPLPSNLDDLKVSELRQQLRIRGLPVSGTKTALMERLRPFQECGSNTVPNFSEITTVTFPVTPTSTLSSYQSQSSTSMLSNGFYHFGSTSSTPPISPASSDLSVSGSLPDTFNDGPMSSPQFGLQPSPVHGSAEESLMGSMNGGSIQLELEGIDTEKDKMLVEKQKVINELTWKLQQEQRQVEELRMQLQKRKRSNGLEEKQQPAQHFFGVPIKQENAVSSCPFASKQTALKGQASSSDKLSNCGVPQLPHIVNSHCLETAGQSTITSSTFLSPQCSPQHSPLGAAKSPQHISLPPSPNSHYLLSVSPGSQAEGRSGSPQTNSCLRTASQMTRSQQMDELLDVLIESGEMPANAKEDRSCLQKVPQITVSTGNSSAPLPKSSAPFEQVSSAQLSFEHCPGSSDAHLEVLLNAHSPLGRVSEIALLKMGGEESHFEGMMEGFSGKAADELLTSQEILQTPLSPMETQLSPSPADGSGLQMSFTESPWETMEWLDLTPPSSATGFGSLTPAGPSIFNIDFLDVTDLNLNTSMDLHLQQW
- the MYOCD gene encoding myocardin isoform X13 is translated as MTLLGSEHSLLIRSKFRSVLQLRLQQRRTREQLADQGIMPRTQVSFPKPADAFAFEEDSSNDGLSPEQARSEDSPGSTESAAGTKAPEPAPAAPAGPPQDHPHGTESHTPDPAAGQGSQCDSPKQAAGQESPSLPVTSAVKSKSSSDSKNRHKKPKDTKPKVKKLKYHQYIPPDQKAEKSPPPMDSAYARLLQQQQLFLQLQILSQQQQQQQQQQQHFSYPGMHQGQLKQSNEQMVKSSNSSSTSVNNTPLSPVKTTFSGQTCVSSIKPGPLPSNLDDLKVSELRQQLRIRGLPVSGTKTALMERLRPFQECGSNTVPNFSEITTVTFPVTPTSTLSSYQSQSSTSMLSNGFYHFGSTSSTPPISPASSDLSVSGSLPDTFNDGPMSSPQFGLQPSPVHGSAEESLMGSMNGGSIQLELEGIDTEKDKMLVEKQKVINELTWKLQQEQRQVEELRMQLQKRKRSNGLEEKQQPAQHFFGVPIKQENAVSSCPFASKQTALKGQASSSDKLSNCGVPQLPHIVNSHCLETAGQSTITSSTFLSPQCSPQHSPLGAAKSPQHISLPPSPNSHYLLSVSPGSQAEGRSGSPQTNSCLRTASQMTRSQQMDELLDVLIESGEMPANAKEDRSCLQKVPQITVSTGNSSAPLPKSSAPFEQVSSAQLSFEHCPGSSDAHLEVLLNAHSPLGRVSEIALLKMGGEESHFEGMMEGFSGKAADELLTSQEILQTPLSPMETQLSPSPADGSGLQMSFTESPWETMEWLDLTPPSSATGFGSLTPAGPSIFNIDFLDVTDLNLNTSMDLHLQQW
- the MYOCD gene encoding myocardin isoform X9, which encodes MGQSLLSQTLCWIFMPLFTGFIYILQLRLQQRRTREQLADQGIMPPLKSPSAFHEQRKSLERAKTEDYLKHKIRSRPERSDLVNMHILQGTQVSFPKPADAFAFEEDSSNDGLSPEQARSEDSPGSTESAAGTKAPEPAPAAPAGPPQDHPHGTESHTPDPAAGQGSQCDSPKQAAGQESPSLPVTSAVKSKSSSDSKNRHKKPKDTKPKVKKLKYHQYIPPDQKAEKSPPPMDSAYARLLQQQQLFLQLQILSQQQQQQQQQQQHFSYPGMHQGQLKQSNEQMVKSSNSSSTSVNNTPLSPVKTTFSGQTCVSSIKPGPLPSNLDDLKVSELRQQLRIRGLPVSGTKTALMERLRPFQECGSNTVPNFSEITTVTFPVTPTSTLSSYQSQSSTSMLSNGFYHFGSTSSTPPISPASSDLSVSGSLPDTFNDGPMSSPQFGLQPSPVHGSAEESLMGSMNGGSIQLELEGIDTEKDKMLVEKQKVINELTWKLQQEQRQVEELRMQLQKRKRSNGLEEKQQPAQHFFGVPIKQENAVSSCPFASKQTALKGQASSSDKLSNCGVPQLPHIVNSHCLETAGQSTITSSTFLSPQCSPQHSPLGAAKSPQHISLPPSPNSHYLLSVSPGSQAEGRSGSPQTNSCLRTASMTRSQQMDELLDVLIESGEMPANAKEDRSCLQKVPQITVSTGNSSAPLPKSSAPFEQVSSAQLSFEHCPGSSDAHLEVLLNAHSPLGRVSEIALLKMGGEESHFEGMMEGFSGKAADELLTSQEILQTPLSPMETQLSPSPADGSGLQMSFTESPWETMEWLDLTPPSSATGFGSLTPAGPSIFNIDFLDVTDLNLNTSMDLHLQQW